From a region of the Hemibagrus wyckioides isolate EC202008001 linkage group LG06, SWU_Hwy_1.0, whole genome shotgun sequence genome:
- the map2 gene encoding microtubule-associated protein 2 isoform X14, with translation MADGRQPEDSASQWALPGTQDSSSPVGENGFPYRTCQPGAAHAATAASYAKENGFNGDLPSGHEVTAEQVSARIVQEVTAEAVAVLKGEQELHPGTAVRLSSVEDSTNLPPSPPPSPAAEHFGPLEQEEETIEALSAAEEDENIAAAAALEEQEEEEEQWSGEEPEQEPISKLLEQAEVVVGAQTLPYLQAEDQALTAGPGAPNGSTEEAGRGECPGKAVKMDAEKPCGERTASVSMDFTQSEVHPEDLTSYQSVVPDKEIPDTSLPSLSDTDAFAASPNGQSNAKEPTVNPDQKPDSPVNIEKQASTDAVSLDSSMSQTHEKQLLEVESTSTGDKQLDVTVSAKSPEVPGKESASSDKQGEETMDKSGMSAYFETTTLKSEEMRGQGEGYYELSTSSDETKPASAISSVPEISYSTLAQSQSIEEKPESQKGTEEQQKVLPSSEQRDDCRLSPGKLALEQRSYSLNITIGALDQSGGQGRPKNFSPLATDIMSYTSGSLDESTDYLPVTTPSVEKLPSFPPLILETSASVTTPSASPPHDTIADIKTPSPQPESPGSPLSNKFSYKNGAVMAQDLPEMLDLAGTRTRLLSDNTDPEIIRRKSVPADMPALVSDSLAHLFQGQRVAKSETQLEEHGYCVFSEYSGPMPSPADVHSPLDSPPTQIFNRMISEEKETIPVTSGQESPLSKVLKEDIPPDTEEEKDTREKMCKDNGAEQPSQQAETFPTPTVTVTLEGVKTDLDEEAKLAAEKEAEIADYERQIRKLEMEDRPLSVEEERELQELREKVKNKPDLVHQEAYEEVDAEDVYQLTGVAKDRIARPIRPSPTSSVESGTEEEKVHLDTEKPKPAQDAQKEEPAKLSPVPSVEKPSKDHNLLESGKEKETGEQKSQLEIAKAEQVPVPTTVTQSAEEEIELAEEPKEYMQAEKADKPLDLPNVPEIPEKVEPQKTEVVKSEVEQIVTEHVEKDEGPKVVEKHEEPKVLEKDEEPKVVEKDEEPRIVEKGEVAKGAEKDKEHKVVEIHEEPKSVEKDEKCKIAEKHEEPKGVEKDEEPRVFEKDEGPTVIEKHEEPKAVVKDEEPKVFEKDEEPEVVAEDKEPTFVEKGEEPKVVENDEETRVVEKDEEPNIVTKDKEPEVVDKHEETGLDEKDVETGVVKDEEEEHDELEGAGAAVQETVEPRAAIESVVTVEDDFITVVQTIDEREVPGHSVRFSTPPEEEPPQMLQDEEEEEDSIEMAQEAEIEAASLEEVQDAPEAVPTPVCPPKEVPESEAPTESYDDYKDETTIDDSILDSSWVDTQADDDDKSMATEKTEPLPRSPAKKPSTEKLVKQKAKSGRAKGRVSTPERKPIWKDPGPVHKEELKKKKAVIKKVEVTKKSENQSRSPSRKSVLKAAVRHPRATQHHICAKRKPTVSADGRLPFSSVRHSRDRASTPSPTSLTKIPTCKTRASALPQPRPNSTCSYKKTSSLVEAEGPRLFSAGPQDFLSVNRNLEKDGGSRSPEKRSSLPRPASILTRRTHTSEHEESSTSITSSGSTAPRRPTCTESVRSRSARSGTSTPRTPGSTAITPGTPPSTSCRTPGTPRTPGTPKSLSLLSQDKKVAVIRTPPKSPVTASKQLRVVNQPMPDLKNVRSKIGSTDNLKYQPKGGQVLIQSKKLDLSHVTSKCGSLDNIHHKPGGGNVRIESVKLDFKDKAHAKVGSLDNAHHVPGGGNVMIESHKLMFRETAKARVDHGAEIVTQSSGLSPHHMSSSGSINLLESPQLATLAEDVTAALAKQGL, from the exons tGGAAGACTCAACCAATTTGCCACCTTCCCCACCTCCATCTCCTGCAGCTGAGCACTTTGGCCCTCTGGAGCAAG AAGAAGAGACCATAGAGGCTCTCTCTGCAGCGGAGGAAGATGAGAAcattgcagcagcagcagctttagaggagcaggaggaagaggaggagcagtGGAGTGGGGAGGAGCCTGAGCAAGAACCCATATCCAAGCTCTTAGAGCAGGCAGAGGTGGTAGTCGGGGCCCAGACTTTGCCCTATCTGCAGGCCGAGGACCAAGCACTTACTGCTGGCCCTGGAGCTCCTAACGGGAGCACTGAGGAGGCAGGAAGGGGCGAGTGCCCTGGGAAAG CTGTGAAGATGGATGCCGAAAAGCCATGTGGAGAGAGGACTGCGTCGGTCAGCATGGACTTCACTCAGTCAGAGGTGCACCCAGAGGATCTCACCTCTTACCAGAGTGTTGTTCCTGATAAAGAAATTCCAGACACATCATTACCCAGCCTAAGTGACACAGATGCTTTTGCTGCTTCACCAAATGGTCAGAGCAATGCCAAAGAGCCCACAGTGAATCCTGATCAAAAGCCCGACTCACCAGTCAATATTGAGAAGCAAGCTTCTACAGATGCAGTTTCTTTAGACTCAAGTATGTCTCAAACACATGAGAAGCAATTACTAGAAGTGGAATCCACATCTACTGGAGACAAGCAGCTAGATGTTACAGTAAGTGCCAAAAGTCCAGAAGTGCCTGGAAAAGAGTCTGCTAGCTCAGATAAACAAGGAGAAGAAACTATGGACAAGTCAGGAATGTCTGCTTATTTTGAAACAACAACACTGAAATCAGAGGAGATGAGGGGACAAGGTGAAGGTTATTATGAGCTTAGTACTTCATCAGACGAGACTAAGCCTGCCTCTGCCATTTCCTCAGTTCCAGAAATTAGCTACAGTACACTGGCTCAATCTCAGTCTATAGAGGAAAAACCTGAAAGTCAAAAGGGTACTGAAGAGCAACAAAAGGTTCTCCCATCCTCTGAACAAAGGGATGATTGCAGGCTCTCTCCTGGAAAGTTGGCCTTGGAGCAAAGAAGTTATTCCCTGAATATCACCATTGGAGCTTTGGATCAGAGCGGAGGACAAGGGCGTCCCAAAAACTTCTCCCCATTAGCAACGGACATCATGTCTTATACCAGTGGAAGCCTTGATGAATCCACTGACTACCTTCCTGTCACGACTCCGTCAGTGGAGAAACTCCCCTCTTTTCCACCACTCATCCTGGAGACATCAGCCTCTGTGACCACTCCATCGGCTTCTCCACCTCATGACACGATAGCTGATATCAAGACCCCAAGTCCACAGCCTGAATCCCCAGGTTCTCCCTTATCTAATAAGTTTAGCTATAAAAATGGTGCTGTGATGGCTCAAGATCTACCTGAAATGCTGGATTTGGCAGGTACTCGTACAAGACTACTGTCTGATAACACTGATCCTGAGATTATAAGAAGGAAATCAGTCCCTGCTGACATGCCTGCCCTTGTGAGTGACTCCTTAGCCCATTTGTTTCAGGGTCAGCGAGTTGCCAAAAGTGAGACTCAATTGGAAGAACATGGATACTGTGTTTTTAGTGAGTACTCTGGTCCCATGCCATCTCCAGCAGATGTTCACAGTCCATTGGATTCTCCACCAACACAAATCTTCAACAGAATGATTTCAGAGGAGAAAGAGACAATTCCAGTCACAAGTGGACAGGAAAGCCCATTATCTAAGGTTCTAAAAGAAGACATTCCGCCAGACACAGAGGAGGAAAAAGATACAAGAGAAAAAATGTGTAAGGATAATGGTGCAGAGCAGCCAAGCCAACAAGCTGAAACCTTTCCCACTCCAACTGTTACTGTTACGTTGGAAGGAGTGAAGACTGATCTTGATGAAGAGGCCAAACTTGCAGCTGAAAAGGAGGCTGAAATAGCTGATTATGAGAGGCAAATCCGCAAGCTGGAAATGGAAGACCGACCTTTAAGTGTTGAGGAGGAGAGGGAGCTCCAGGAGCTACGTGAGAAGGTGAAGAATAAGCCAGATTTAGTTCACCAGGAAGCCTATGAGGAGGTAGATGCTGAGGATGTGTACCAGCTTACTGGAGTTGCTAAGGACAGGATTGCTAGACCGATTAGACCGTCACCAACATCATCAGTGGAGAGTGgtacagaggaagaaaaagtaCATCTTGACACAGAGAAACCTAAACCAGCACAAGATGCCCAGAAAGAAGAGCCTGCAAAATTGTCTCCTGTTCCATCTGTTGAGAAACCCAGTAAAGATCATAACCTCCTAGAATCTGGCAAGGAGAAGGAGACTGGTGAACAAAAATCACAGCTGGAAATCGCAAAGGCAGAACAGGTTCCTGTTCCCACTACAGTGACACAAAGTGCAGAAGAAGAAATAGAACTTGCTGAGGAACCTAAGGAGTACATGCAAGCAGAAAAAGCAGACAAGCCTTTAGATTTGCCAAATGTGCCTGAGATACCAGAGAAGGTTGAACCACAGAAGACTGAAGTAGTTAAGTCTGAAGTAGAACAGATTGTAACAGAGCATGTTGAGAAAGACGAAGGGCCCAAAGTTGTTGAGAAACATGAAGAGCCCAAAGTTCTTGAGAAAGATGAAGAGCCTAAAGTTGTTGAGAAAGATGAAGAGCCCAGAATTGTTGAGAAAGGTGAAGTGGCGAAAGGTgctgagaaagacaaagagcATAAAGTTGTTGAGATACACGAGGAGCCCAAAAGTGTTGAGAAAGATGAAAAATGCAAAATTGCTGAGAAACATGAGGAGCCCAAAGGGGTTGAAAAAGATGAAGAGCCTAGAGTTTTCGAAAAAGATGAAGGGCCCACAGTCATTGAGAAACATGAAGAGCCCAAAGCTGTTGTGAAAGACGAAGAGCCCAaagtttttgagaaggatgaAGAGCCTGAAGTTGTTGCAGAAGATAAAGAACCCACATTTGTTGAGAAAGGTGAAGAGCCCAAAGTTGTTGAGAATGACGAAGAGACCAGAGTTGTGGAAAAAGATGAAGAACCTAACATTGTTACAAAAGACAAAGAGCCTGAAGTTGTTGACAAACATGAAGAAACTGGACTTGATGAGAAAGATGTAGAGACAGGAGTTGTgaaagatgaagaggaagagcaTGACGAGTTGGAAGGGGCAGGGGCAGCAGTACAAGAAACCGTAGAGCCCCGAGCTGCCATTGAGTCTGTTGTAACAGTGGAAGACGACTTTATCACTGTGGTGCAGACCATTGATGAACGAGAAGTACCTGGGCATAGTGTACGTTTCTCCACTCCTCCTGAGGAAGAACCACCGCAAATGCTtcaggatgaagaggaggaagaagactCTATTGAAATGGCTCAAGAAGCAGAAATAGAGGCTGCTAGCCTGGAGGAAGTCCAGGATGCTCCTGAAGCTGTACCCACTCCTGTGTGTCCTCCTAAGGAGGTACCAGAGAGCGAGGCTCCTACCGAGAGCTACGATGACTACAAGGATGAGACCACTATTGATGACTCCATCTTAGACAGCTCCTGGGTAGACACTCAAGCTGATG ATGATGATAAGAGCATGGCCACAGAGAAAACTGAGCCTCTTCCTAGAAGCCCTGCCAAAAAGCCCTCTACTGAGAAACTGGTCAAACAGAAGGCTAAATCGGGCAGAGCCAAAGGCCGAGTTTCCACTCCGGAACGTAAACCCATCTGGAAGGATCCGGGACCGGTCCATAAAGAGgagctgaagaagaaaaaag CTGTGATTAAGAAGGTTGAGGTcacaaaaaaatcagaaaatcagaGCCGCTCTCCCTCCAGGAAGAGTGTTTTAAAGGCCGCCGTAAGGCACCCTAGAGCTACCCAACATCACATCTGTGCTAAGCGGAAACCCACAG tATCAGCAGATGGACGGCTGCCTTTCAGCTCAGTGCGACATTCCAGAGACAGGGCATCT ACCCCCAGTCCGACATCACTAACTAAGATCCCCACCTGTAAAACACGGGCGTCGGCTCTTCCTCAGCCCCGCCCCAACTCCACCTGCTCctacaaaaaaacaagctcATTGGTGGAGGCCGAAGGGCCCCGCCTCTTCTCAGCAGGCCCTCAAGATTTCCTCTCAGTTAACAGGAATTTAGAAAAG GACGGAGGATCTCGGAGCCCCGAGAAGAGATCGTCTCTGCCTCGGCCGGCCTCCATCCTGACTCGGCGCACTCACACCAGTGAACACGAGGAGAGCTCCACCTCCATCACTAGCTCTGGATCGACGGCACCACGCAGGCCCACAT GCACCGAGTCTGTGCGTTCCCGCTCTGCTCGCTCCGGGACCTCCACTCCCCGTACTCCTGGCTCCACCGCCATCACTCCTGGCACTCCTCCCAGCACATCCTGTCGTACCCCAGGCACCCCGCGCACCCCGGGCACCCCCAAATCCCTCAGCCTGCTCTCACAGGACAAGAAAGTGGCCGTCATTCGCACGCCTCCGAAATCTCCTGTCACTGCATCCAAGCAGCTGCGTGTCGTCAACCAGCCCATGCCTGACCTCAAGAACGTCAGGTCCAAGATCGGATCCACGGATAACTTGAAGTACCAGCCTAAAGGAGGGCAG GTACTGATTCAATCAAAGAAGCTGGACCTCAGTCACGTGACCTCCAAGTGCGGCTCTCTGGATAACATCCACCACAAACCAG GTGGCGGTAACGTGCGCATTGAGAGTGTAAAACTGGACTTTAAGGATAAAGCCCATGCTAAAGTCGGATCTCTGGATAATGCTCATCATGTACCAGGAGGAGGAAACGTGATG
- the map2 gene encoding microtubule-associated protein 2 isoform X8 has translation MADGRQPEDSASQWALPGTQDSSSPVGENGFPYRTCQPGAAHAATAASYAKENGFNGDLPSGHEVTAEQVSARIVQEVTAEAVAVLKGEQELHPGTAVRLSSVEDSTNLPPSPPPSPAAEHFGPLEQEEETIEALSAAEEDENIAAAAALEEQEEEEEQWSGEEPEQEPISKLLEQAEVVVGAQTLPYLQAEDQALTAGPGAPNGSTEEAGRGECPGKAVKMDAEKPCGERTASVSMDFTQSEVHPEDLTSYQSVVPDKEIPDTSLPSLSDTDAFAASPNGQSNAKEPTVNPDQKPDSPVNIEKQASTDAVSLDSSMSQTHEKQLLEVESTSTGDKQLDVTVSAKSPEVPGKESASSDKQGEETMDKSGMSAYFETTTLKSEEMRGQGEGYYELSTSSDETKPASAISSVPEISYSTLAQSQSIEEKPESQKGTEEQQKVLPSSEQRDDCRLSPGKLALEQRSYSLNITIGALDQSGGQGRPKNFSPLATDIMSYTSGSLDESTDYLPVTTPSVEKLPSFPPLILETSASVTTPSASPPHDTIADIKTPSPQPESPGSPLSNKFSYKNGAVMAQDLPEMLDLAGTRTRLLSDNTDPEIIRRKSVPADMPALVSDSLAHLFQGQRVAKSETQLEEHGYCVFSEYSGPMPSPADVHSPLDSPPTQIFNRMISEEKETIPVTSGQESPLSKVLKEDIPPDTEEEKDTREKMCKDNGAEQPSQQAETFPTPTVTVTLEGVKTDLDEEAKLAAEKEAEIADYERQIRKLEMEDRPLSVEEERELQELREKVKNKPDLVHQEAYEEVDAEDVYQLTGVAKDRIARPIRPSPTSSVESGTEEEKVHLDTEKPKPAQDAQKEEPAKLSPVPSVEKPSKDHNLLESGKEKETGEQKSQLEIAKAEQVPVPTTVTQSAEEEIELAEEPKEYMQAEKADKPLDLPNVPEIPEKVEPQKTEVVKSEVEQIVTEHVEKDEGPKVVEKHEEPKVLEKDEEPKVVEKDEEPRIVEKGEVAKGAEKDKEHKVVEIHEEPKSVEKDEKCKIAEKHEEPKGVEKDEEPRVFEKDEGPTVIEKHEEPKAVVKDEEPKVFEKDEEPEVVAEDKEPTFVEKGEEPKVVENDEETRVVEKDEEPNIVTKDKEPEVVDKHEETGLDEKDVETGVVKDEEEEHDELEGAGAAVQETVEPRAAIESVVTVEDDFITVVQTIDEREVPGHSVRFSTPPEEEPPQMLQDEEEEEDSIEMAQEAEIEAASLEEVQDAPEAVPTPVCPPKEVPESEAPTESYDDYKDETTIDDSILDSSWVDTQADDDDKSMATEKTEPLPRSPAKKPSTEKLVKQKAKSGRAKGRVSTPERKPIWKDPGPVHKEELKKKKAVIKKVEVTKKSENQSRSPSRKSVLKAAVRHPRATQHHICAKRKPTVSADGRLPFSSVRHSRDRASTPSPTSLTKIPTCKTRASALPQPRPNSTCSYKKTSSLVEAEGPRLFSAGPQDFLSVNRNLEKDGGSRSPEKRSSLPRPASILTRRTHTSEHEESSTSITSSGSTAPRRPTSFHTEVRAEHRTGRSASMTGTESVRSRSARSGTSTPRTPGSTAITPGTPPSTSCRTPGTPRTPGTPKSLSLLSQDKKVAVIRTPPKSPVTASKQLRVVNQPMPDLKNVRSKIGSTDNLKYQPKGGQIQISNKKLDFSHIQSKCGSKDNLKYSPIGGNVLIQSKKLDLSHVTSKCGSLDNIHHKPGGGNVRIESVKLDFKDKAHAKVGSLDNAHHVPGGGNVMIESHKLMFRETAKARVDHGAEIVTQSSGLSPHHMSSSGSINLLESPQLATLAEDVTAALAKQGL, from the exons tGGAAGACTCAACCAATTTGCCACCTTCCCCACCTCCATCTCCTGCAGCTGAGCACTTTGGCCCTCTGGAGCAAG AAGAAGAGACCATAGAGGCTCTCTCTGCAGCGGAGGAAGATGAGAAcattgcagcagcagcagctttagaggagcaggaggaagaggaggagcagtGGAGTGGGGAGGAGCCTGAGCAAGAACCCATATCCAAGCTCTTAGAGCAGGCAGAGGTGGTAGTCGGGGCCCAGACTTTGCCCTATCTGCAGGCCGAGGACCAAGCACTTACTGCTGGCCCTGGAGCTCCTAACGGGAGCACTGAGGAGGCAGGAAGGGGCGAGTGCCCTGGGAAAG CTGTGAAGATGGATGCCGAAAAGCCATGTGGAGAGAGGACTGCGTCGGTCAGCATGGACTTCACTCAGTCAGAGGTGCACCCAGAGGATCTCACCTCTTACCAGAGTGTTGTTCCTGATAAAGAAATTCCAGACACATCATTACCCAGCCTAAGTGACACAGATGCTTTTGCTGCTTCACCAAATGGTCAGAGCAATGCCAAAGAGCCCACAGTGAATCCTGATCAAAAGCCCGACTCACCAGTCAATATTGAGAAGCAAGCTTCTACAGATGCAGTTTCTTTAGACTCAAGTATGTCTCAAACACATGAGAAGCAATTACTAGAAGTGGAATCCACATCTACTGGAGACAAGCAGCTAGATGTTACAGTAAGTGCCAAAAGTCCAGAAGTGCCTGGAAAAGAGTCTGCTAGCTCAGATAAACAAGGAGAAGAAACTATGGACAAGTCAGGAATGTCTGCTTATTTTGAAACAACAACACTGAAATCAGAGGAGATGAGGGGACAAGGTGAAGGTTATTATGAGCTTAGTACTTCATCAGACGAGACTAAGCCTGCCTCTGCCATTTCCTCAGTTCCAGAAATTAGCTACAGTACACTGGCTCAATCTCAGTCTATAGAGGAAAAACCTGAAAGTCAAAAGGGTACTGAAGAGCAACAAAAGGTTCTCCCATCCTCTGAACAAAGGGATGATTGCAGGCTCTCTCCTGGAAAGTTGGCCTTGGAGCAAAGAAGTTATTCCCTGAATATCACCATTGGAGCTTTGGATCAGAGCGGAGGACAAGGGCGTCCCAAAAACTTCTCCCCATTAGCAACGGACATCATGTCTTATACCAGTGGAAGCCTTGATGAATCCACTGACTACCTTCCTGTCACGACTCCGTCAGTGGAGAAACTCCCCTCTTTTCCACCACTCATCCTGGAGACATCAGCCTCTGTGACCACTCCATCGGCTTCTCCACCTCATGACACGATAGCTGATATCAAGACCCCAAGTCCACAGCCTGAATCCCCAGGTTCTCCCTTATCTAATAAGTTTAGCTATAAAAATGGTGCTGTGATGGCTCAAGATCTACCTGAAATGCTGGATTTGGCAGGTACTCGTACAAGACTACTGTCTGATAACACTGATCCTGAGATTATAAGAAGGAAATCAGTCCCTGCTGACATGCCTGCCCTTGTGAGTGACTCCTTAGCCCATTTGTTTCAGGGTCAGCGAGTTGCCAAAAGTGAGACTCAATTGGAAGAACATGGATACTGTGTTTTTAGTGAGTACTCTGGTCCCATGCCATCTCCAGCAGATGTTCACAGTCCATTGGATTCTCCACCAACACAAATCTTCAACAGAATGATTTCAGAGGAGAAAGAGACAATTCCAGTCACAAGTGGACAGGAAAGCCCATTATCTAAGGTTCTAAAAGAAGACATTCCGCCAGACACAGAGGAGGAAAAAGATACAAGAGAAAAAATGTGTAAGGATAATGGTGCAGAGCAGCCAAGCCAACAAGCTGAAACCTTTCCCACTCCAACTGTTACTGTTACGTTGGAAGGAGTGAAGACTGATCTTGATGAAGAGGCCAAACTTGCAGCTGAAAAGGAGGCTGAAATAGCTGATTATGAGAGGCAAATCCGCAAGCTGGAAATGGAAGACCGACCTTTAAGTGTTGAGGAGGAGAGGGAGCTCCAGGAGCTACGTGAGAAGGTGAAGAATAAGCCAGATTTAGTTCACCAGGAAGCCTATGAGGAGGTAGATGCTGAGGATGTGTACCAGCTTACTGGAGTTGCTAAGGACAGGATTGCTAGACCGATTAGACCGTCACCAACATCATCAGTGGAGAGTGgtacagaggaagaaaaagtaCATCTTGACACAGAGAAACCTAAACCAGCACAAGATGCCCAGAAAGAAGAGCCTGCAAAATTGTCTCCTGTTCCATCTGTTGAGAAACCCAGTAAAGATCATAACCTCCTAGAATCTGGCAAGGAGAAGGAGACTGGTGAACAAAAATCACAGCTGGAAATCGCAAAGGCAGAACAGGTTCCTGTTCCCACTACAGTGACACAAAGTGCAGAAGAAGAAATAGAACTTGCTGAGGAACCTAAGGAGTACATGCAAGCAGAAAAAGCAGACAAGCCTTTAGATTTGCCAAATGTGCCTGAGATACCAGAGAAGGTTGAACCACAGAAGACTGAAGTAGTTAAGTCTGAAGTAGAACAGATTGTAACAGAGCATGTTGAGAAAGACGAAGGGCCCAAAGTTGTTGAGAAACATGAAGAGCCCAAAGTTCTTGAGAAAGATGAAGAGCCTAAAGTTGTTGAGAAAGATGAAGAGCCCAGAATTGTTGAGAAAGGTGAAGTGGCGAAAGGTgctgagaaagacaaagagcATAAAGTTGTTGAGATACACGAGGAGCCCAAAAGTGTTGAGAAAGATGAAAAATGCAAAATTGCTGAGAAACATGAGGAGCCCAAAGGGGTTGAAAAAGATGAAGAGCCTAGAGTTTTCGAAAAAGATGAAGGGCCCACAGTCATTGAGAAACATGAAGAGCCCAAAGCTGTTGTGAAAGACGAAGAGCCCAaagtttttgagaaggatgaAGAGCCTGAAGTTGTTGCAGAAGATAAAGAACCCACATTTGTTGAGAAAGGTGAAGAGCCCAAAGTTGTTGAGAATGACGAAGAGACCAGAGTTGTGGAAAAAGATGAAGAACCTAACATTGTTACAAAAGACAAAGAGCCTGAAGTTGTTGACAAACATGAAGAAACTGGACTTGATGAGAAAGATGTAGAGACAGGAGTTGTgaaagatgaagaggaagagcaTGACGAGTTGGAAGGGGCAGGGGCAGCAGTACAAGAAACCGTAGAGCCCCGAGCTGCCATTGAGTCTGTTGTAACAGTGGAAGACGACTTTATCACTGTGGTGCAGACCATTGATGAACGAGAAGTACCTGGGCATAGTGTACGTTTCTCCACTCCTCCTGAGGAAGAACCACCGCAAATGCTtcaggatgaagaggaggaagaagactCTATTGAAATGGCTCAAGAAGCAGAAATAGAGGCTGCTAGCCTGGAGGAAGTCCAGGATGCTCCTGAAGCTGTACCCACTCCTGTGTGTCCTCCTAAGGAGGTACCAGAGAGCGAGGCTCCTACCGAGAGCTACGATGACTACAAGGATGAGACCACTATTGATGACTCCATCTTAGACAGCTCCTGGGTAGACACTCAAGCTGATG ATGATGATAAGAGCATGGCCACAGAGAAAACTGAGCCTCTTCCTAGAAGCCCTGCCAAAAAGCCCTCTACTGAGAAACTGGTCAAACAGAAGGCTAAATCGGGCAGAGCCAAAGGCCGAGTTTCCACTCCGGAACGTAAACCCATCTGGAAGGATCCGGGACCGGTCCATAAAGAGgagctgaagaagaaaaaag CTGTGATTAAGAAGGTTGAGGTcacaaaaaaatcagaaaatcagaGCCGCTCTCCCTCCAGGAAGAGTGTTTTAAAGGCCGCCGTAAGGCACCCTAGAGCTACCCAACATCACATCTGTGCTAAGCGGAAACCCACAG tATCAGCAGATGGACGGCTGCCTTTCAGCTCAGTGCGACATTCCAGAGACAGGGCATCT ACCCCCAGTCCGACATCACTAACTAAGATCCCCACCTGTAAAACACGGGCGTCGGCTCTTCCTCAGCCCCGCCCCAACTCCACCTGCTCctacaaaaaaacaagctcATTGGTGGAGGCCGAAGGGCCCCGCCTCTTCTCAGCAGGCCCTCAAGATTTCCTCTCAGTTAACAGGAATTTAGAAAAG GACGGAGGATCTCGGAGCCCCGAGAAGAGATCGTCTCTGCCTCGGCCGGCCTCCATCCTGACTCGGCGCACTCACACCAGTGAACACGAGGAGAGCTCCACCTCCATCACTAGCTCTGGATCGACGGCACCACGCAGGCCCACAT CTTTCCACACTGAAGTCAGAGCTGAACACAGGACAGGTCGCTCTGCCAGTATGACAG GCACCGAGTCTGTGCGTTCCCGCTCTGCTCGCTCCGGGACCTCCACTCCCCGTACTCCTGGCTCCACCGCCATCACTCCTGGCACTCCTCCCAGCACATCCTGTCGTACCCCAGGCACCCCGCGCACCCCGGGCACCCCCAAATCCCTCAGCCTGCTCTCACAGGACAAGAAAGTGGCCGTCATTCGCACGCCTCCGAAATCTCCTGTCACTGCATCCAAGCAGCTGCGTGTCGTCAACCAGCCCATGCCTGACCTCAAGAACGTCAGGTCCAAGATCGGATCCACGGATAACTTGAAGTACCAGCCTAAAGGAGGGCAG ATTCAAATTTCAAACAAGAAGTTGGACTTCAGTCATATTCAATCAAAGTGTGGATCCAAGGATAACCTGAAGTATTCACCCATTGGAGGCAAT GTACTGATTCAATCAAAGAAGCTGGACCTCAGTCACGTGACCTCCAAGTGCGGCTCTCTGGATAACATCCACCACAAACCAG GTGGCGGTAACGTGCGCATTGAGAGTGTAAAACTGGACTTTAAGGATAAAGCCCATGCTAAAGTCGGATCTCTGGATAATGCTCATCATGTACCAGGAGGAGGAAACGTGATG